A genomic region of uncultured Roseibium sp. contains the following coding sequences:
- a CDS encoding GMC family oxidoreductase N-terminal domain-containing protein — MTLEYDYIVIGGGSGGAVAAARLVSEAGARVLLLEAGYSHRHPLLDMPPGIFKMINGSKYMRYHRTTPQPHLDGRVHDIPQGNVLGGGSSVNAQVYMRGRPGDYDAWNDVLRANNDNPGWGWADVLPHFKGMEANNRLAGDLHGTDGDVMVSDPGYVDTMSRWFVQSVQTLGEPYNTDFNGPSQRGVGFYQFTNRNGRRSSTAYAFLEPLRSNPKLTIKLQAAVDRIIVENGRAVGVSYTDPSGTHTVHASAEIILAAGALVSPKILMLSGIGPADHLGEFGIQVHADMPGVGQNLIDHPEVPITAYASGPHGYYRQGEGWRMLLNGLQFKLFGSGRITSAGVEAGAFVNPRNRDGEPTIQAFCVPIVYLDRDAQSELKDGYGVTVTTVVVKPKSRGEVRLASGSPADMPIVCPNLLKDEDDMQEMMAGQRFFLEALQSNPIASKLKKVAIPDPGKCSDEELRTHCKRFVKTNYHPAGTARMGADGDDMAVLDGRLRVRGVENLRVCDMSAVPDINAGNTNAPAMMLGSRCAEFILRSG, encoded by the coding sequence TTGCTTGATATGCCCCCTGGCATTTTCAAGATGATCAACGGTTCCAAGTACATGCGGTATCACAGGACGACGCCGCAGCCGCATCTCGACGGCAGGGTTCACGACATCCCGCAGGGCAATGTCCTGGGCGGTGGATCTTCCGTCAATGCACAGGTCTACATGCGCGGCCGCCCCGGCGACTACGATGCCTGGAACGATGTCCTGCGCGCGAACAACGACAACCCCGGCTGGGGTTGGGCGGACGTCCTGCCCCACTTCAAGGGAATGGAAGCGAACAACCGCCTTGCCGGCGACCTGCACGGCACGGACGGCGACGTCATGGTGTCCGACCCGGGTTATGTCGACACCATGTCCCGCTGGTTCGTGCAGTCGGTTCAGACCCTTGGCGAGCCCTACAACACGGACTTCAACGGCCCGTCGCAGCGCGGCGTCGGTTTTTACCAGTTCACCAACCGGAATGGCCGCAGAAGTTCAACCGCCTATGCGTTCCTCGAACCGCTGCGCAGCAATCCGAAGCTGACCATCAAGCTACAGGCGGCGGTGGACAGGATCATCGTGGAGAACGGCCGCGCGGTCGGCGTGTCCTACACCGATCCCTCGGGGACACACACAGTCCATGCGTCGGCGGAAATCATCCTGGCGGCGGGGGCGCTGGTGTCGCCGAAGATCCTCATGCTGTCGGGGATCGGTCCCGCTGATCATCTCGGCGAGTTCGGCATCCAGGTTCACGCCGACATGCCCGGTGTCGGCCAGAACCTGATCGATCATCCCGAAGTTCCCATCACGGCCTATGCCAGCGGGCCGCACGGCTACTACCGTCAGGGAGAAGGCTGGCGCATGCTCCTGAACGGGCTTCAGTTCAAGCTTTTCGGAAGCGGCCGCATTACCTCGGCCGGTGTCGAGGCCGGGGCTTTCGTCAACCCGCGCAACCGCGACGGCGAACCGACGATCCAGGCCTTTTGCGTTCCCATCGTCTATCTGGACCGGGATGCACAGTCTGAGCTGAAAGACGGCTATGGCGTGACGGTCACGACGGTTGTCGTCAAACCCAAGTCCCGCGGCGAAGTCAGGCTGGCCTCCGGATCGCCTGCCGACATGCCCATCGTGTGTCCGAACCTTCTGAAGGACGAAGACGACATGCAGGAAATGATGGCCGGCCAGCGCTTCTTCCTTGAGGCCCTCCAGTCGAACCCCATCGCCTCGAAGCTGAAGAAAGTCGCAATCCCCGACCCCGGCAAGTGTTCCGACGAAGAGCTCAGGACCCACTGCAAGCGGTTCGTCAAGACCAACTATCACCCGGCCGGAACGGCGCGCATGGGGGCGGATGGTGACGATATGGCCGTGCTTGACGGCAGGCTTCGGGTCCGGGGTGTTGAGAACCTTCGAGTCTGCGACATGTCCGCGGTCCCGGACATCAACGCGGGCAACACCAATGCGCCGGCCATGATGCTGGGCTCGCGCTGTGCTGAGTTCATTCTCCGGTCTGGCTGA
- a CDS encoding FadR/GntR family transcriptional regulator gives MNELLYYDLKDASGITPGLATQVSRELGRRIVGGHYREDELIEDETKLSSRFGVSKSVIREAVKLLVGKGLLEVRRGSGTRVRRRASWALLDDDVLAWHLSVEPKPGFLRQLMDIRQLMEPKAAAWAAVCGTEAEHAEIMSAQLRMEDETSSVQEFVVADALFHRSILRAANNEFLRAMEGVIFSALLSSIRLTNADPRENEESIPFHREVMEAILERDADLAENRMRRLLSDTTDRLSGAIKGFAASV, from the coding sequence ATGAATGAGCTACTCTACTACGATCTCAAAGACGCAAGCGGCATCACGCCCGGCCTTGCAACACAGGTATCGCGCGAATTGGGGCGCAGGATCGTTGGCGGTCACTACCGCGAAGACGAGCTGATCGAAGACGAGACCAAACTCTCCAGCCGGTTCGGCGTCAGCAAGTCCGTCATACGGGAAGCGGTGAAGCTCCTCGTCGGAAAAGGCCTTCTGGAAGTGCGTCGCGGCAGCGGCACGCGGGTCCGCCGGCGCGCCAGCTGGGCCCTACTGGATGACGATGTCCTGGCCTGGCATCTCTCGGTCGAACCCAAGCCGGGTTTCCTGCGCCAGCTGATGGACATTCGCCAGCTGATGGAACCGAAAGCGGCGGCGTGGGCGGCGGTCTGCGGAACGGAAGCGGAGCACGCCGAAATCATGTCGGCACAGCTCAGGATGGAGGACGAGACGAGCTCCGTTCAGGAGTTCGTCGTCGCCGATGCCCTGTTTCACCGGTCCATTCTGCGCGCAGCCAACAACGAATTCCTGAGAGCGATGGAGGGCGTCATCTTCTCCGCACTCCTGAGCTCCATCCGCCTCACAAACGCCGATCCGCGCGAAAACGAAGAATCCATTCCGTTTCACCGGGAAGTCATGGAGGCGATTCTGGAGCGCGATGCGGATCTCGCGGAAAACCGGATGCGCCGCTTGCTGAGCGACACGACCGACCGCTTGTCGGGTGCCATCAAGGGCTTTGCGGCGTCCGTCTGA
- a CDS encoding sugar ABC transporter substrate-binding protein codes for MFPSNKKGLLIAGTALATLCGAGIANAEEMVALLLPENVNPRWEQQDAAAFVSTMKEIAPGVKVEVFNANNDTSAQQRQAEQALTQGAKVLVVIPIDGESSAIIADTAAEEGVPTLAYDRMINSANTSFWIQADMFATGAAQAQHVVDNTGAGDTLVLLRGSPTDPNAGVIADGQMSVLQPLFDSGERVMGYANWTPGWDPAIARRSMDQALTQLSNNVQGVVSSNDGNAGAAIAAMEEQGMAGTVPVSGLDCTVQAQQLMLLGKQTQCGWRPLHEMAAAAAEVTVRLLKGEDYADLATETVQNGVGADVAFVPVDSYSAVGAEGVAYVIENDPSITREMVCQGEAAATDFCK; via the coding sequence ATGTTTCCCAGCAATAAGAAAGGCTTATTGATAGCAGGGACGGCTCTGGCCACACTTTGTGGTGCGGGCATCGCAAATGCGGAAGAAATGGTTGCGCTGCTGCTGCCGGAAAACGTGAACCCGCGTTGGGAACAACAGGACGCGGCGGCGTTTGTGTCCACGATGAAGGAGATCGCACCCGGCGTGAAGGTGGAGGTTTTCAACGCCAATAACGACACCTCCGCGCAGCAGCGTCAGGCGGAACAGGCGCTGACCCAGGGCGCCAAGGTGCTCGTGGTGATCCCGATCGATGGGGAAAGCTCCGCGATTATCGCGGATACCGCCGCGGAGGAGGGCGTCCCGACGCTTGCCTATGACCGCATGATCAATTCCGCCAACACCTCGTTCTGGATTCAGGCGGACATGTTTGCGACGGGCGCTGCACAGGCTCAGCACGTGGTCGACAACACCGGGGCAGGCGACACGCTCGTCCTGCTTCGCGGATCGCCGACCGACCCGAATGCAGGCGTCATTGCCGACGGACAGATGTCGGTTCTCCAGCCGTTGTTCGATTCAGGCGAAAGGGTCATGGGCTACGCGAACTGGACGCCCGGCTGGGATCCGGCCATCGCGCGCCGTTCGATGGATCAGGCACTGACCCAGTTGAGCAACAATGTCCAGGGTGTCGTCTCATCCAACGACGGTAATGCAGGCGCTGCTATCGCGGCGATGGAAGAACAGGGCATGGCCGGAACCGTGCCCGTGTCGGGCCTGGACTGTACGGTACAGGCGCAGCAGTTGATGCTGCTCGGCAAACAGACCCAGTGCGGCTGGCGCCCGCTGCATGAAATGGCGGCGGCTGCCGCCGAAGTGACCGTTCGTCTGTTGAAGGGCGAAGACTATGCGGATCTTGCTACCGAAACGGTTCAGAACGGTGTTGGTGCCGATGTCGCCTTCGTCCCCGTGGACAGCTATTCCGCCGTCGGTGCGGAAGGGGTGGCCTATGTCATCGAAAACGATCCGTCGATAACCAGGGAAATGGTCTGCCAGGGCGAAGCCGCGGCAACCGATTTCTGCAAATAA
- a CDS encoding ATP-binding cassette domain-containing protein: protein MSFSDDQQVGPPAPPPHLRVSGIHKSFGGVHALKGVDFEVARGEVMALVGDNGAGKSTLMKILAGALISDSGDFFIDEEPVVIASPHDAGALGIQIVYQDLALCENLDVSANLSLGAEPVKSGWGFLPHQLRPLDDLEMEVRAKAAIDRLRVRTLKSVRAKVGGLSGGQRQAIAIARAVGADCSVVMLDEPTAALGVAQTRQVLDVVKRLRDTDHAVVYISHNMRDIFEVSDRICVLRHGANVATWETSRTTPDEIVVAMTAGLDNGANNAA, encoded by the coding sequence ATGTCTTTTTCCGATGATCAGCAGGTGGGGCCGCCGGCCCCGCCCCCTCACTTGCGCGTCTCCGGTATTCACAAGAGCTTTGGCGGTGTTCATGCGCTCAAGGGTGTGGATTTCGAAGTCGCGCGCGGCGAGGTCATGGCACTCGTCGGCGACAACGGTGCCGGCAAGTCGACACTCATGAAAATTCTCGCCGGGGCACTCATCTCCGACAGCGGTGATTTTTTCATCGACGAGGAACCTGTCGTGATTGCCAGTCCGCACGACGCCGGTGCGCTCGGTATCCAGATCGTCTATCAGGACCTTGCGCTTTGTGAAAACCTCGACGTTTCCGCCAACCTGTCGCTGGGAGCAGAGCCGGTCAAATCCGGCTGGGGCTTCCTGCCGCATCAGTTGCGGCCGCTGGACGACCTGGAAATGGAGGTCAGGGCCAAGGCCGCCATCGACCGGCTGCGCGTGCGCACCCTGAAGTCCGTGCGTGCCAAGGTTGGCGGCCTGTCCGGAGGGCAGCGGCAGGCGATCGCCATTGCCAGAGCCGTCGGTGCGGATTGCAGCGTCGTGATGCTCGACGAACCGACCGCCGCGCTTGGCGTTGCCCAGACCCGGCAGGTTCTCGATGTCGTCAAGCGCCTGCGCGATACCGATCACGCTGTCGTCTACATCTCGCACAACATGCGCGACATCTTCGAGGTGTCCGACAGGATCTGCGTGCTGCGCCACGGCGCAAATGTCGCGACCTGGGAAACATCACGGACAACGCCGGACGAGATCGTCGTCGCCATGACGGCCGGTCTGGACAACGGGGCGAACAATGCAGCCTGA
- a CDS encoding sugar ABC transporter permease, giving the protein MQPEISLSLIERLRQLRETSLGSFVPVLLALAAIWIYFGLALPFWEYWSDPDASAPRFIFLSPRNIYNLFMQSAVIATLAVGITVVLLLGEIDLSAAATAGVCAALLGVLVLAGVPGWAACLIVMAVGVVMGAAQGLLIAYVGIPSFVVTLAGLLGYQGLMQKILPTGNLNIGDPFVRAISRVLIPDVWGLVLAGLLVLTVTALSLRKQAARRARGLELEAGAVLWGQVAFFAIIVFAAVLTMNAYRSVPLLIILLTGVTAIVGWVTTSTPFGRSIFAVGGNAESARRVGMDVKRIRVVAFGIVGLLAAIGGIFGASRYGSVSYTAFAGGSLLLESIGAAVIGGTSLFGGRGSVWNAILGALVIGSLGNGLDLTGASAADKLMFSGAILLLAVAIDALSRPPGNTVR; this is encoded by the coding sequence ATGCAGCCTGAAATCTCACTGTCGCTGATCGAGCGGTTGCGGCAACTCCGGGAAACGAGCCTGGGGTCATTCGTGCCGGTCCTGCTCGCGCTGGCCGCGATCTGGATCTATTTCGGTCTCGCGCTGCCCTTCTGGGAATACTGGTCGGATCCGGATGCCTCCGCGCCGCGCTTCATTTTCCTGTCGCCGCGCAACATCTACAATCTGTTCATGCAGTCCGCGGTGATCGCGACGCTCGCCGTCGGCATCACGGTCGTTCTTCTGCTCGGCGAAATCGACCTGTCCGCCGCGGCCACGGCCGGTGTCTGTGCCGCGTTGCTCGGTGTGCTCGTGCTCGCCGGCGTCCCGGGCTGGGCGGCCTGCCTCATCGTGATGGCCGTCGGCGTCGTGATGGGCGCGGCGCAGGGATTGCTCATTGCCTATGTCGGCATTCCGTCCTTCGTCGTGACCCTGGCCGGGCTGCTCGGCTACCAGGGCCTGATGCAGAAGATCCTGCCGACCGGAAACCTGAATATCGGCGATCCGTTCGTGAGAGCGATCTCGCGCGTGCTGATACCCGACGTCTGGGGTCTCGTGCTGGCCGGACTGCTGGTCTTAACCGTGACCGCGCTGTCTTTGCGCAAGCAGGCGGCACGCAGGGCCCGGGGTCTCGAACTGGAGGCCGGTGCGGTGCTCTGGGGGCAGGTCGCCTTTTTCGCGATAATCGTCTTCGCGGCCGTCCTGACGATGAATGCCTACCGGTCCGTCCCGCTGTTGATCATTCTCCTGACGGGCGTGACGGCGATCGTCGGCTGGGTGACCACATCGACGCCGTTCGGCCGGTCCATCTTCGCCGTTGGCGGCAACGCGGAAAGCGCCAGGCGCGTCGGCATGGACGTCAAACGCATCCGTGTGGTTGCCTTCGGTATAGTCGGCCTGCTGGCCGCGATCGGCGGCATTTTCGGCGCGTCGCGATATGGGTCGGTGTCCTACACCGCATTTGCCGGCGGATCGCTTCTGCTTGAAAGCATCGGAGCGGCTGTCATCGGCGGCACGTCTCTCTTCGGTGGCCGCGGCTCGGTCTGGAACGCGATCCTGGGTGCACTCGTCATAGGGTCCCTGGGCAACGGCCTGGATCTCACCGGCGCAAGTGCTGCCGACAAGCTCATGTTCTCGGGTGCCATTCTTCTCCTTGCCGTCGCGATCGACGCCTTGTCGCGGCCGCCGGGCAACACGGTGCGATAG
- a CDS encoding GMC family oxidoreductase has product MSHDPVDVLIIGAGASGAAIAWSLLETRMRILCLEQGDHLHDKDYPSRQRDYELSRYGAFSCDPNVRKLEQDYPVNSEDSCITPVNWNGVGGSTVNFLGHWPRMKPSDFRTRSLDGVAEDWPVDYETLAPFYDLNDENTGVSGLAGNPGYPDYSPPLPPIPIGRLGRTLAKGFNELGWHWWPSDVAILSQDRDGRQKCVNAGTCDLGCAAGAKGGTNFTYWPILENAGVELRTRSRVREITIDPETGFATGVLYHDAEGRLHEQRAELVIVACNGIGTPRLLLNSTSSLFPDGLANRSGLVGRNLMFHPLTGVAGVFKEPMLGHEGPMACSILSQEFYETDPERDFVRGYGLHSGRSTTPMTFALGGYGIDSPIPWGAEHRDIMDNVYPYLAGLTVVTEDLPEETNRVTLDPDLTDSDGIPAPCITYRLGENTRKMLRHGQEKATELLLAAGAEKIIDKGSDEVWWRAGWHQMGTCRMGDDPEKSVVNAWGRCHDVKNLFIVDGSIFVTSGAVNPTSTIQALALYVGDSIKTNIANLFD; this is encoded by the coding sequence ATGTCACACGATCCCGTCGACGTTCTCATCATCGGGGCCGGTGCGTCCGGCGCCGCCATTGCCTGGTCTCTGCTCGAAACGAGAATGCGCATCCTGTGCCTGGAACAGGGCGACCATCTGCATGACAAGGACTACCCGAGCCGCCAGCGCGACTACGAGCTTTCCCGCTACGGCGCATTTTCCTGCGATCCGAATGTCAGGAAGCTGGAGCAGGACTACCCGGTCAACTCGGAAGACAGCTGCATCACACCGGTGAACTGGAACGGTGTCGGTGGATCCACCGTCAACTTTCTCGGTCACTGGCCGCGCATGAAACCCTCCGATTTCAGAACCAGGTCGCTGGACGGGGTGGCCGAGGACTGGCCGGTCGACTATGAAACGCTGGCCCCCTTCTACGATCTGAACGACGAGAACACGGGCGTTTCCGGTTTGGCCGGAAATCCTGGATATCCGGACTATTCGCCGCCGCTTCCGCCCATCCCGATCGGCAGGCTGGGCCGGACGCTGGCGAAGGGGTTCAACGAACTCGGCTGGCACTGGTGGCCGTCGGATGTCGCGATCCTGAGCCAGGACAGGGACGGACGTCAGAAATGCGTGAACGCGGGCACCTGCGATCTTGGATGCGCGGCGGGCGCAAAAGGCGGCACCAATTTCACCTACTGGCCGATCCTGGAAAATGCCGGCGTTGAACTGAGGACGCGATCCAGGGTTCGTGAAATCACGATCGATCCGGAAACCGGGTTCGCCACGGGAGTGCTCTATCATGATGCGGAGGGCCGGCTTCACGAACAAAGGGCCGAACTGGTCATCGTTGCGTGCAACGGCATCGGCACGCCCCGACTGCTGTTGAACTCGACGTCAAGTCTCTTTCCCGACGGGTTGGCAAACCGTTCCGGTCTGGTCGGCAGGAATCTGATGTTCCATCCCCTGACCGGGGTCGCCGGTGTCTTCAAGGAACCCATGCTCGGTCACGAGGGGCCGATGGCATGTTCGATCCTGTCGCAGGAATTCTACGAAACCGATCCGGAACGGGACTTCGTGCGCGGGTACGGTCTGCATTCGGGCCGTTCGACCACGCCGATGACCTTTGCGCTTGGCGGCTATGGCATCGACAGTCCCATCCCCTGGGGCGCGGAGCACAGGGACATCATGGACAATGTCTATCCTTATCTCGCCGGTCTGACGGTTGTGACGGAAGATCTGCCGGAGGAGACCAACCGGGTCACGCTCGACCCTGACCTGACCGACAGCGATGGCATTCCCGCGCCCTGCATCACCTACAGGCTCGGTGAGAACACCCGCAAAATGCTGCGTCACGGTCAGGAAAAGGCAACGGAACTCCTTCTGGCGGCAGGCGCAGAAAAGATCATCGACAAAGGCAGCGATGAAGTCTGGTGGCGCGCCGGCTGGCACCAGATGGGCACATGCCGTATGGGCGACGACCCGGAAAAATCCGTTGTGAATGCCTGGGGCCGCTGCCACGATGTGAAGAACCTGTTCATCGTCGACGGATCGATTTTCGTGACATCCGGAGCGGTCAATCCGACATCGACGATCCAGGCGCTGGCGCTCTACGTGGGAGACAGCATCAAGACCAACATTGCCAACCTGTTTGACTGA
- a CDS encoding aldehyde dehydrogenase family protein, whose amino-acid sequence MDFPTRLYIDGALSEGSARQDVFNPATEERIATVHTAGLEDAQRALEAARNAFPRWSATPIAERQSWMRKLREEVVAQEEFLRDCIHHEMGKPWAQTLEDWDRLVVSLDFYAEEIARIHDVGLADRAGTHTHRMVHEAAGVALAYLAWNFPLLNLAFKIGPAMAAGCPIIIRPSEQTPISAYAVGVLCERIGLPRGAVQILCTDGYDVADAMTASTIPQVITLIGSTGTGQHIMRTGATSIKRYSMELGGNAPVLVFEDADLDLAADIVCGVKFSNAGQICVSPNRVFVASAVHAALAEKVTARAKAAKTGFDKTADITTGPVIDGRAWTRIKGLIDHAVAEGAELLAGGDRPAHLDKGHYLAPTVLDRVTETMAVYRQETFGPIVSLIPFDSETDLATMANDCEEGGLTAYIFTRDLARAEAYAAKLRYGEIQINGVKYDIDLPHGGIGQSGIGHDCSALALRDYLIEKRITRALDDTDFEGLNA is encoded by the coding sequence ATGGATTTTCCGACGAGACTGTACATAGATGGTGCCTTGTCCGAGGGAAGCGCCCGGCAGGACGTCTTCAATCCGGCGACCGAAGAACGGATCGCAACGGTGCACACCGCAGGACTTGAGGACGCGCAACGTGCGCTGGAAGCGGCCCGCAACGCCTTTCCGCGCTGGTCCGCAACGCCGATCGCCGAGCGTCAGTCCTGGATGCGCAAACTGCGCGAGGAGGTGGTCGCGCAAGAGGAGTTTCTGCGGGACTGCATTCACCACGAAATGGGAAAGCCCTGGGCGCAGACCCTGGAGGACTGGGACCGGCTGGTCGTATCGCTCGACTTCTACGCCGAAGAGATCGCGCGCATCCACGATGTCGGGCTCGCAGACCGCGCCGGAACCCACACACACAGGATGGTGCACGAGGCAGCGGGCGTCGCGCTGGCCTATCTGGCCTGGAACTTTCCGCTCCTGAACCTGGCCTTCAAGATCGGACCGGCGATGGCGGCCGGCTGTCCGATCATCATCAGGCCTTCCGAGCAGACACCGATATCCGCCTATGCGGTGGGCGTGTTGTGCGAAAGGATAGGCCTTCCGCGCGGCGCCGTGCAGATCCTGTGTACGGACGGCTATGACGTTGCCGATGCAATGACCGCATCAACGATCCCGCAGGTGATCACGCTGATCGGTTCCACCGGGACCGGACAGCACATCATGCGGACCGGCGCAACGTCGATCAAACGCTATTCCATGGAACTGGGCGGAAACGCACCGGTGCTGGTCTTCGAAGACGCGGATCTGGACCTCGCCGCCGACATTGTCTGCGGCGTCAAGTTTTCCAACGCCGGGCAGATCTGCGTGTCCCCGAACCGTGTCTTTGTCGCAAGCGCGGTTCACGCGGCCTTAGCCGAGAAAGTGACGGCCCGCGCAAAGGCCGCGAAAACGGGTTTCGACAAGACAGCCGACATCACCACCGGCCCCGTGATCGACGGCCGTGCCTGGACACGGATCAAGGGGTTGATCGACCATGCCGTTGCCGAAGGTGCGGAACTGCTTGCCGGCGGAGACCGACCTGCGCATCTGGACAAGGGGCACTATCTGGCACCGACTGTCCTGGACCGGGTCACCGAAACGATGGCCGTCTATCGCCAGGAGACATTCGGACCGATTGTCAGCCTGATACCGTTCGACAGCGAGACTGATCTGGCAACGATGGCAAATGATTGTGAGGAAGGCGGGCTGACGGCATATATTTTCACGCGCGATCTTGCCAGGGCGGAGGCCTATGCGGCAAAGCTGCGTTACGGGGAAATCCAGATCAACGGCGTGAAATACGACATCGACCTGCCGCATGGCGGGATTGGCCAATCCGGGATTGGTCATGACTGTTCGGCGCTGGCGCTTCGGGACTACCTGATCGAAAAGAGAATAACCCGTGCACTCGACGACACGGACTTCGAAGGGTTGAACGCATGA
- a CDS encoding mandelate racemase/muconate lactonizing enzyme family protein: MKITGVKSHVLQYDLPGELGYSQQYYEKRTAHLVEVQTDEGVTGWGECFGPGNVAVANKGIVEKVIQPIIRGSDPMDRDVLWHRVYNLMRDHGQKGMPLQALSGVDIALWDIAGKVAGLPLHKLIGGAHRDRIQVYGYGMMLKRESVDDHVARFRDEAAEIMDMGFAAAKMKTGLGPENDVRLCQAVAEGVEGRGKFMVDANHCYTTSDAFYVGRALEELGAYWFEEPVAPEDLDGYRELRSGLRVNISGGEAEFNRWGWRQILENRGLDIAQPEVCALGGVSEYLRVLALCHAHFTPVINHVWGSAVAVATNIQLLAAMPALPGGLHPWEPMLEFDTTDNRFRDELLQEPLDIQGQVKSSGGYVSIPPGPGHGVTPDMDFIRRFELDL, encoded by the coding sequence ATGAAGATAACAGGCGTCAAAAGCCATGTGCTGCAATACGACCTGCCCGGCGAACTGGGCTACTCCCAGCAATATTACGAAAAACGCACGGCCCACCTGGTCGAGGTTCAGACCGACGAGGGCGTGACCGGCTGGGGCGAGTGTTTCGGTCCGGGCAATGTCGCGGTCGCAAACAAGGGGATCGTCGAGAAGGTCATCCAGCCGATCATACGCGGCAGCGATCCGATGGACCGCGACGTGCTCTGGCACAGGGTCTACAATCTCATGCGCGATCACGGCCAGAAGGGCATGCCCTTGCAGGCGCTCTCAGGGGTGGATATCGCGCTCTGGGACATTGCCGGCAAGGTTGCCGGACTGCCGCTTCACAAGCTGATTGGCGGGGCGCACCGCGATCGCATTCAGGTCTATGGCTACGGCATGATGCTCAAGCGCGAAAGCGTCGATGATCACGTCGCGCGCTTCCGGGACGAAGCGGCTGAGATCATGGACATGGGATTCGCCGCGGCCAAGATGAAAACCGGGCTTGGTCCCGAAAACGATGTCAGGCTCTGCCAGGCGGTCGCCGAAGGCGTGGAAGGCCGCGGCAAGTTCATGGTCGATGCCAACCACTGCTACACCACGTCCGACGCCTTTTATGTCGGCCGGGCACTGGAGGAACTGGGCGCCTACTGGTTCGAAGAACCCGTTGCGCCGGAAGATCTTGACGGATACCGGGAGCTGCGCAGCGGTCTGCGCGTCAACATTTCTGGCGGCGAAGCGGAGTTCAATCGCTGGGGCTGGCGCCAGATCCTGGAGAACCGTGGCCTCGATATCGCCCAGCCCGAGGTCTGCGCGCTTGGCGGTGTCAGCGAGTATCTGCGCGTGCTCGCCCTGTGCCATGCCCATTTCACCCCTGTGATCAATCACGTCTGGGGATCGGCCGTCGCGGTTGCCACAAATATCCAGCTCCTGGCGGCAATGCCTGCCCTTCCAGGCGGTCTACATCCCTGGGAGCCGATGCTGGAATTCGACACGACGGACAACAGGTTCCGGGACGAACTTCTGCAGGAGCCTCTGGATATCCAGGGGCAGGTGAAATCGTCCGGCGGATATGTCTCCATTCCCCCGGGTCCCGGGCACGGCGTGACCCCGGATATGGATTTCATCCGGCGCTTCGAACTGGATCTCTGA
- a CDS encoding ABC transporter ATP-binding protein, translating into MNDPVYQVRDLKVSFPDLAHKPLFGSAPRTQVLKGLTFDVAKGDVLGIVGGSGSGKSTLGRAMIRLLRPDSGSILFEGTEIAHLDEDALRPLRKRFQMIFQDPMSSLNPRRRVGGIIAGPLRLQGFDTIPARVDEALDMVGLPKSFSERYPHELSGGQRQRVGIARAIALKPDFILADEIVSGLDVSSQAQVLNLLEQLVRDLGLTLAFVSHDLSVIRRLCSRILVMHHGEIVENSATADLFANPQADYTRTLLDAIPLPDPDQVWA; encoded by the coding sequence ATGAACGATCCCGTCTATCAAGTCCGCGACCTGAAGGTATCCTTCCCCGATCTGGCACACAAACCGCTGTTCGGTTCCGCACCCCGCACACAGGTGCTCAAGGGCCTGACCTTCGATGTCGCCAAGGGCGATGTGCTCGGCATTGTCGGCGGCTCCGGGTCCGGCAAGTCGACCCTCGGACGTGCCATGATCCGCCTGCTCCGGCCGGACTCGGGATCGATCCTGTTCGAAGGAACCGAAATCGCGCACCTGGACGAGGACGCCCTGCGGCCACTGCGCAAGCGGTTCCAGATGATCTTTCAGGACCCGATGTCGTCGCTCAATCCTCGCCGGCGCGTCGGCGGCATCATCGCCGGGCCGCTGCGCCTGCAGGGCTTCGACACCATTCCGGCGCGGGTCGATGAGGCCCTCGACATGGTCGGCCTGCCGAAAAGCTTTTCCGAACGGTATCCGCATGAGCTGTCGGGCGGCCAGCGGCAGAGGGTCGGCATTGCGCGCGCCATCGCCCTCAAACCGGATTTCATTCTGGCCGATGAAATCGTGTCGGGCCTGGACGTCTCCTCGCAGGCTCAGGTTCTGAACCTGCTGGAGCAACTGGTGCGCGACCTCGGCCTGACGCTCGCCTTCGTCAGTCACGATCTGTCGGTGATCCGCAGACTGTGCTCGCGCATTCTTGTGATGCACCACGGCGAGATCGTCGAGAATTCGGCAACCGCCGACCTTTTCGCAAATCCGCAGGCGGACTATACGCGCACGCTGCTGGATGCGATACCGCTGCCGGACCCGGACCAGGTCTGGGCCTGA